CGATAGATAAGTCAAGCTGCATACCGAATGTCAATTCGTCAAAACAAAAGTTTCTGATTTCGCTTTTTACTTTGTTTATCTTCGGTATGACAATCGCCGCGGCGCTTTATTTTGCGGACAGAATGTCGTTTATGCTCCGTCAGCATAACGTTGCTGTTTCGGCAGTGATAACAGGCGACCTTATCCATTTGCAGGTGCAGTTTATGATGGCTCTGTTTTCGCTCAATGTCATAAGCGTTGTTATCCTGATTTTGGGGTATCAGTACACAGCATACAAAAGTTTTATCGGCGAACTTGATGCGGTGACGAATGTTATGGGACGAAGACTGTTTTTAAACTGCTGTGAAAGAGCGCAGAGCGGCGCGGATTTGCAGACACGCGGAGAGGGCTGGTTTTTGTTCCTCGATGTTGACAATTTTAAAACGGTTAACGACACGCTGGGTCACACCGTGGGCGACGGTGTTTTGAAGAAAGTTGCATTTATTTTGAAAAATACATTCGGCGGCTTCGGAATAGTCGGACGTATGGGCGGTGACGAGTTTGCGGTTATGATAGATAAAAAAACGTTCAGCGATGAAGAAATAAAAAAACTGACGGACGGATTTTTGTCGGAAATATCGGGAATAATTGACGCACCGTTAAAGGTTAGCTGCAGTATAGGAGCGTGCAGATTTTCGTTCCCGGCGGATATTGCGGTTTTGATGAATAAGACCGATGCGTATTTGTATCGGGCAAAGGAAAAAGGACGCGCCTGCTGTGTTATAGGCTCAATGTCCGATTAGAATTTGATTAAGGCGGAGTTTATGCAAATTAAAAAGGAAGAAAAATTGAAAATTCTGATTTTTTCGATATGTTCGTTTGTTGTGATTTTTATAGGCGTTATATGCGGTTTTTCGCTTAATAACCTTAAAAACGACAGTAAAAAACTTCCCGACGAGCTGAAGAAAAACACAAATATTTTGCTTATTTTTTTGGACGAAGGCAAAAAAGAGGCAGACGGAATTTTTGCGGTGTCGTTAGACCCAAAAAATAACAAAATAGATCTTGACGATATACCGCGCACTGCAAAAACGGTGTATGACGGTGCGGATGACACATTTCGGGGCATATATTCCGAAAACGGCGCAGAGGCGCTCAAAGAGTGCGTCGGAAAAGAAAAAAATATTAAATTTGACAAATACATTTGCCTTGACAGGGATTTGCTTGAAAAAACGGTAAACACAACAGGTGATATTGCGGTTGATTTTAAAGGCGCGGTGTCGTTTTCACAAAACGGCGAGAGTTTTTCGTTTGAAAAGGGCGAGTGTTTGCTTAATCCCGTGCAGTTTGCGCTCTGTTTTGCGTATCTTTGCAGGGACGGAGCGAAAAAAGATAACAAGCCGGAATTGCTGAAATCGTTTTTCAAGCGTCTTTCCGGTGCGGATTTTGCGCCTTGGCAGCAAAAGGAATTTTTAAACATTGTAAAGCAGTCGAAAACCGACATTGCAAGTTACGATTTTGACGATTTGGCAAAGATTTTCTCGTCGATGGATAATGCCGAAATAACGGTGAAACAATAAAAAAGGCAGGACGAAAATGCCGTCCTGCCGATTTATAACTTAACAGCAGCAGTTGTCGTCATTTGAAAAAAGCAGCCAGATTACAACGATTGCACCGATTATAATCCAGATGTTGTTTCCCGAAAAAATGCCGTTGTTTCTGCAGCACGGATCGGGAGGACAAGGCGGCGGACATTTAGGTTCGCACGTATTGCAGCAATCAATCATATTATACCTCCGAAATTACCTTTAAATTACTGACAGCAGGGTGTGTTGTCCTCGCCGCAGTTTATGAACAACAAAAGAATGAGTATCAAGAACCACAATGCGGTACTGCTGTTTTCGCAGCAGCCGCCGTTACCGAAACCGAACATTAACGCGCACCTCCTTATTTTTGGAATTTTTCTGCGTTTAAATTATCAATCGCAGCAGCCGAAGAGAAGCAGGAACACCAAAATGAAAAACAACATACCGTCGTTTCCGTTAAAAAGGTTTTGGCAGCAGCCTCTTGTCATAGTCAACACCTCCAAGATTACAATTTCTGTGTTTGCTTTAGCCGGGTGGCTTAATATATACTATGTAAAATATGAAAAATGTGTGAAGATAAGGAGCGAAAAAAATGAAAGCGGTTATTTTGACAATTTCTGCAGGCGGCGGTCATAATACGGCGGCAAAAGCCATTAACGAGTGCTTTTCCGAGCGCAGTATTGAAACCGTCACAATCGATGCGTATAAGTATTTTAACAAGTATTTAAGTGACGTTGTTGAAAACGGCTATCTTTTTTCAACAAAATACGTTCCCAAGCTGTACGGCAAGTTTTACCGTATGGCGGAAAAAAAGTCGGATACCGACATAAAAATGAAAATGGGTGCGTTCGGCACAGCGCTGGTACTGCGCAAATTCGCGCGCTTTATCGCGGCGCAGAATGCCGACGTCATCATTGCAACGCACATTTTTGCGGGCGAGCTTTTGACGATACTGCGCGAAAAGGGTATCCTTGACGAAAGCGTGAAAACGGTCGGCATTGTGACGGATTTTACCGTCCACCCGTTTTGGGAGGAAACAAATCTCGATTATTATGTCACCGCGTCTGAGCTTTTGAATTATCAGATGGTTAAAAAGGGTATTCCCGAAGAAAAAATATTGCCGTTCGGTATTCCCGTTCACCCGAAATTTTCAAAGAAAATTTCAAAGCACGAGGCGAGGGGACTTCTCGGCGTGCCGAACAAGGACACTGTTTTTGTAATAGCAGGCTCTATGGGCTTCGGCGATGTTGCGCACCATATAAAAAATCTCGATAAATCGGGACACGATTTTCAGATTATCGCGGTTTGCGGAAACAACAAAAAGTTAAAAGCGCATCTTGAAAAAATGAAAGATAAAATGAACAAAGATATGTTTGTTTACGGTTTTGTGAACAATGTTGACGTTATTATGGACGCCGCCGACTGTATCGTTACAAAGCCCGGCGGACTTACCGTGTCCGAGGCGCTGGCAAAGAAAATGCACCTTATTTTGATTGACCCTATTCCCGGACAGGAAGACAGAAATTCGGAATTTCTGCTCAACTGCGGTGTTGCAATAAAGGTTTCCGAAACGTTCCCCGTTGACGAGGCGGTGCATTTGTTCTACGACAACAAAATCAAAACCGAGTATTACGACAGAATTATAGACGCGGTTGCAAAGCCCGACGCAGGTATGAAATTAGGTGAATTTGTTGAAAAGGTATGCCGTAAAGATTGATTTGCCGGCGGAGATTGAATATGTTATAACGTCGCTCGAAAAGGGTGGTTTTGAGGCTTACACCGCAGGCGGTTCGGTGCGCGATTTTCTTTTAAAACGCGCCGTTTCGGACTATGACGTTACTACAAACGCAGAGCCGTGCGATGTGCACAAAATTTTTAGAAAGTGCTTTGACACCGGGATAAAACACGGCACGGTGACAGTAATCAGCGGAAAATATCACGTTGAAATTACAACATACAGGGTTGACGGCGATTATGTGGCGCACCGAAAACCCGAAAGCGTGCATTTTTCAAAAAAACTTTCGGACGATTTGTCGCGCCGCGATTTTACGGTTAACGCGCTCGTTTACAACCCGAATGAGGGAATTTTGGATTTTTTCGGCGGAACGGACGATATTAAAAATAAAACAATCCGTGCGGTGGGCGACGGCGAAAAACGTTTTTTTGAGGACGCACTGCGGATTATCCGCGCCGTGCGTTTTGCGTGCGTTCTGGGGTTTGAAATCGAGCCGAAAACCTTTTGCGCAATGAAAAACAATGCAAAATATTTGTCCGACATAAGCTGTGAGCGTATAAGAGAGGAATTTACAAAAATTTTGTGCGCAAAAAATCTCGGTGCGCTTGCCGTATCGGCGCAAAACGGCATTTTCGACAGGATTTTCCCCGATATAAAAAGCATTGAAAATTTTGAAAAAATTTCCCGTTCGGACGGCGGTTACTGCGTTAAATGGGCGCTTTTTATTTATTATATGAACAAAAACGGCGCCGATGAAATTTTGGCAAAATATAAGTTTTCCAACGCTGAAAAACATAAAATAAAGTTTCTGATAAACTCGGCAGAAGTTAATTTTACGCAAAACCGCGCGGATATAAAGCGTTTTTTGCAAAAAGGCGATATATATTTAAATGAAACGGAAATTTTCCTTACCGCAATCGGAAAGTTTTATCCTGCCGATATAATCTCCGACATCATAAATTCGTGCGAGCCGTACAAGCTTTGTATGCTTAAAACGGACGGCGCGCAGATTAAAAATTATGCGAAAAAGAGCGAAGATACGGGGAAAATTTTGAATTATCTTTTGGATTTTGTTATAGAAAATCCGCATAATAACACAAAAGAAAGGCTGTTTGAAAAGGCGGAAAAATTTTATGATAATTAAAGCATATGCAAAAATAAATCTCGGTCTGGACGTTGTGCGAAAGCGCGCGGACGGCTATCACGACGTAAAAATGATTATGCAGACGATTGACGTTTTCGACACGCTTGACATAAAACTCGGTATTGAAAACGGCGAAAACACCGTAAGTTTGGGCGGTTTGGGTAAAATATCCGTTGTTTGCGGTGACGAAAATGTGCCGTGCGGCGAAACAAATCTTGTTTGCAAATCGGCAAAAGCATTTTTGGAATACACGGGCAAAAAAGCCGATATTTCGGTGAAAATCGAAAAAAACATTCCCGTCGGCGCGGGTCTTGCCGGCGGAAGTACCGACGCGGCAGCGGTTCTTCGCGCGTTAAACGTTTTGCTTAAAACCGATTTGTCCGATACAGAACTTATGAAAATCGCGAAAAACATCGGCGCGGACGTGCCGTTCTGCGTTGTCGGAAATACATATCTTGCCGAGGGAATAGGCGAAATTTTAACACCCGTCAAAAGCAATATTAAGTTTGATATTTTGCTTGTTAAACCGCCGTTTTCGGTGTCTACGCCGTCGGTTTACAAGTCGCTTGTGCTTGATGAAAATACAACGCATCCCGACATAGACAAAATTAAAAATGCGCTTGAGGACGGAAATGTTTCGGTAATTTATGAAAATTTAGGCAACACGCTTGAGGACGTGACGCTTAAAATGTACGGCGAAGTCGGGAAAATAAAGGAAAATTTAAAAAATCTCGGTGCGAGCGCAGTGCTTATGAGCGGTTCGGGACCGAGCGTTTTCGCAATTTTCGGCGACAGGCAAAAACTTGACGGCGCATATAAAATTATGAAAGAAAAGTACAAACAAACATATTTGACATCAACTATAAACAATGTATAAATTTTAAAAAATTGCCGATAATCATAGTGTAAATTCATTTTTCGGAGGTTATAAAATGAAAAAATTTATACCCGTTGTGATTATCGGTTTTATTATAACTATGGCGGTATCGTCATATTTCGGCAAGGTTGAGTCGGCGCTTTCAGACAATGTTTTGCGTTTGCACGTTATTGCAAACAGCGACTCCGACGCCGACCAGGAGCTGAAATTAAAGGTGCGCGACAAAATTTTGCAGTCGAGCGGAGGGGTTTTTGCAAAGGACTGCAATATTGCCGAGGCGAAAGAAACGGTTAAGGCGAATATTGCCGAAATTGAGAAAACCGCGCGTGAAACGGTTGCTGAAAACGGCTGCGATTATCCCGTGAAAGTGACGTTCGGCAAAAGCGATTTTCCCACAAAAGCATACGGAAAAGTGACGCTTCCTGCCGGAACGTATGAGGCGCTGAAAGTTGAAATAGGCGAGGCAAAAGGTAAAAACTGGTGGTGCGTTATGTTCCCTCCGCTTTGTTTTGTAGATGCAAGCAGTCCCGAAATGAGCGCCGATGCTATGGCGGTTTTGAAAGAAAACTTGACCGACGACGAATACGCGCTCGTTACAAATTCCGACAATGCAGGCGTTGAGATAAAGTTTAAGGCATACGAAATCTGGCAGAACGGCAAAAACAAAGTTAAACTTATGCTGAAATAGGGACGGCTAAAACCGTCCCTTTTAAGTGAGAAAGTATATTTAGTATTTAATACTAAATATACTTGACAAAACGATAATTATATGCTATATTGATGACTATAATAATAACAGGAGATGTTTTTATGCAGACAAGGGTGAATAATCAAACGCTCGGCGAGGAAATAGCAAATGCAATATCACACGGAATAGGCGAGCTTTTGTCCATCGCCGGCGCGGCGGTGGCGATTGTGTACGCTTGTTTTGTGAGCGACGCAATAGGCATTGTTTCGGCGTCGATATACGGCTTTTCGCTTATTCTTCTTTATGCCGTTTCGACAATTTATCATTCGCTGGCAAATAATCGGGCAAAAGCGGTTTTCAGAGTTTTGGACCATTGTTCGATTTTTGTGCTGATTTTGGGTACGGATACGCCGGTTTATCTGTCGCTTATCCGCGGTGCGCTCGGCTGGACGCTTTTCGGAATAACCGCATTTTTAACCGCGCTCGGAATTGTTCTCAACAGTATAAACATCAAAAAATTCACTAAAATTTCTATGGTTTTGTACGTTCTTATGGGCTGGCTTGTGGTTATCGCATTCGGGAAAATGCTTAAAATTGTGCCGTCCGAAGGCATTGCACTTTTGGTGAGCGGAGGAATTTGCTATACAATAGGAATTATATTCTACAAAATGAAGAAAACAAGGTTTATGCACTCGGTTTGGCACCTCTTTGTGCTTGGCGGAAGCGTGCTTCATTACTTCTTTGTTTTGTTCTATGCACTTCCGATAAAATAATTTGAAAAATATTGTAAAAAATGTTTGACAAAGCGTATGTTTTGTGTTACAATATTACGGTAACCGCATAGAATGGGTCTTAATCTGCGCATTTGCAGAACCTTATTTTTAGCGAGAAAACATAAGGAGGTGCATATTTTATGTACGCTGTTATATTAACCGGCGGAAAACAGTATAAAGTTTCGGAGGGCGACGTTGTTTTCATTGAGAAACTCGAGGCTAACGAAGGCGATACTGTTAAATTCGACAAAGTTCTTTGCGTTTCGGGCGATAACACAGTTATCGGCACACCTGTTGTTGAGGGCGCAAGCGTTGACGCAACTGTTGTGAAAAACGGCAAAGCAAAGAAAATCATTGTGTTTAAGTATAAACCCAAAAAAGGTTCTAAAACCAAACAGGGTCACAGACAGCCTTATACAAAGGTTAAAATTGAAAAAATCAATGCGTAATGACGAATATTAAAATTTATCGCGACAAAAATAAGAACATAGTTAAGGCAGAGTTTGACGGACACGCTCTTTTCTCAAACGAAAATGACATTGTGTGTGCGGCGCTTTCCGCAGTGAGCTATCTTACCGCAAACGGTATTGAAAACGTTGCAAAAGTTAATATCGGCTATGAAACGGGCGACGGATATTTATACTTTGTTCTCCCGCGCGATATTGATGAAGATAAGCGTAAAAAAGCCAATGTGCTTTTGGAAAGTATGTACTTATTTTTAACCGATTTGCAAAAACAGTATTCCGATTGTATCAGTATTTCTGATTTGGAGGTGTAACTAATGTTTAAATTAAATCTTGAATTGTTCGCTCATAAAAAAGGTGTCGGCAGCACAAAGAACGGCCGTGACAGTGAGTCCAAAAGACTCGGCGTTAAAAGAGGCGACGGTCAGTTTGTATTGTCGGGCAACATCTTGGTTAGACAGAGAGGAACTAAAATTCATCCCGGTATAAACGTTAAAAAGGGCAGTGATGACACTCTTTTTGCTGTTGTTGACGGCAAAGTTAAATTTGAAAGAGTCGGCAAAGACAAAAAGCAGGTTAGTGTTTACGAAATTGCCGAATAATGAATTTTTAGGATTTGAAGGGGTTGGTTGCTTAAAGCCAACCCTTTTATTGTTTGATATGGAATAATTTTACACCAATCGGAATTTTTAAAAAGGAGGCATTTTGTATGCTGGCAGATACGGCTACAATTTATATAGAAGCCGGAAACGGCGGAAACGGGCTTGTTTCGTTTCACAGAGAAAAATACGTTGCGGCAGGCGGTCCCGACGGCGGTGACGGCGGAAACGGCGGCGACGTTATACTGGAGGTTGACGATAAGGTGAGCACCCTTGCCGACTTCCGCTACAGAAAGCAGTATAAAGCACAGAACGGCGGTGACGGAAAAGCGGCGAGATGTTCGGGTAAAAACGGCGAAGATTTAGTTGTCACCGTGCCGATAGGAACGCTTGTAAAGGACGCAAATACCGACAGAATTATTGCCGATTTGAACAAACTCGGACAGAGAATGATTATCGCAAAAGGCGGCAGCGGCGGCTGGGGAAACAGTCACTTTGCAACGCCGACACGTCAAATTCCGCGTTTTGCAAAAAGCGGAACGGACGGCGAAAAACGCGAAATCAAACTTGAATTAAAGCTTCTTGCCGACGTCGGTCTTGTGGGATTTCCGAATGTGGGAAAATCCACGCTTTTATCTGTGGTGAGCGACGCGCGCCCCAAAATTGCAAACTATCATTTCACCACGCTCGAGCCTAATCTCGGCGTTGTAGACCTCGGCGCAGGCAACAGCTTTGTTATGGCTGACATTCCCGGAATTATCGAGGGTGCGAGCGAGGGAATAGGACTTGGACACGAATTTTTAAAACACGTTGAGCGAACAAGACTTCTCATTCACGTTGTGGACGCGTCGGGCATTGAGGGCAGAAATCCTATTGAAGATTTTGACAAAATCAACGACGAAATAAAAAAATATAATCCCAAACTTGCCGAGAAAAAACAGATTGTGGCGGCAAACAAAAAGGATATTGTTTTTGACGAAAGCATTTACAGCGGTTTTTGTGACGAAATGAAAAAACGCGGTTATGAGGTTTTTGAAATTTCGGCGGCAACAAAGCTTAACGTGGACAAGCTTTTGAAATACACATCGGGACTTTTGGACACAATCCCGATGCCGATACTTGCCGAGGACGACTCGGACGAAGAAAAAATCATAAAATTTGAAGAGGACGAGCCGTTCACCGTGCGCCGTGAAAACGATACCTTTATCGTGGAGGGCGAATGGGTGAAACGTCTTATCGGATCAACAAATTTTGCCGACAACGAATCTTTGCAGTATTTCCAGCGCTCTCTGCGCAAGAAAGGCGTTATAAAAGCGCTTGAGGCAAAGGGTATAAACGAGGGAAATCCCGTGAAAATTTACGACATTGAATTTGATTATGTAAGATAATATATCTTGACATAAGGTGTCGGAATTTAGTATAATATAATTTGCAGTATTTTGTATTTGATGTTTGAGGAGATTAACTTAATGATAACAAGCAAGCAGAGGGCATATTTACGCGGACTTGCAAACAAAATTACGCCTATTTTCCAAATCGGCAAGGGCGGAATTAACGAAAATATGCTGAAACAGGTTGACGATGCGCTGGAAAAGCGCGAGCTTATAAAATTTCACGTTTTGGAAAATTCTTTAATGGATACGCGTGAGGCGTGCGGTGAAATTGCTGACGCGCTCGGCGCAGAACCCGTTATTGTGATAGGCTCGAAATTCGTTTTATACCGCGAGTCGAAAGACTATAAAGAAATTATTTTGCCAAGATAGGCGTCGGGAAGGGTATAAATGGCTGAAAAAATTGGAATTATGGGCGGAACGTTTGATCCCGTGCATATCGGTCATATGGTTATGGCATCGTTTGCTGCGGACGAATTTTGTCTTGACAGGGTGATTTTCGTTCCGAACGGAAATCCTCCGCACAAAAAAGCATTCGGCGATAAAATGTACCGTTTCGATATGACGTGCCTTGCGGTGTCGGGTGACAAACGCTTTTCGGTCAGCGACTTTGAAATTTCAAAGAAAGGCTATTCCTATGCCGTCGATACGGTTTCGCATTTTGCCGAAAACGGCGATAAGATTTACTTTATAATCGGCGCGGATTCTTTTTACGATCTTGTGTCCTGGTACGATTTTGAAAATCTTGTAAAAAAATGCGCATTTATCGCCTTTGACCGCAAAAGTTCGGGCGGTAAAAACATAAAACACGAAAATATTGTTTCTGATATTGAGAATTTCAACAAAAAATACGGTGCAGAGGTTTATTACGCGAAAATGCCGTTTATAGATGTTTCGTCCACGATGATAAGACAGCGCGTTTCAGAGGGAAAAAGCATAAAATACTTAACGTGCGAAAGCGTGGAAAAATATATTTATCAACATAATCTTTACAGTGAAAAGGAAGAATAAACATATGGATATAAACTCAATACGGACAAAGCTTCAGAGTATGCTTTTGGAAAAACGCTTCAATCATTCGCTGATGGTGTGCGAAACGGCGAAAGAGCTTGCGAGAATGTACGGCGCAGATGAAAAAAAAGCCGAAATTGCAGGACTTTTGCACGACTGCGCGAAAAACTTTTCAAAAGACGAAATGTTTTCACTGTGCGAAAAATATGCCATTAAGCTGGACGAGGTGACAAAAAAACAGGTCGGCTTAATCCACGCGTTTCTCGGCGCGGAGGTTGCAAAAGATTTGTTCGGCATTGATGATGACGAAATATACGACGCAATTTTCTATCACACTGTCGGGAAACCCGATATGAGTCTGCTTACCAAGATTATATACATAGCGGACGCAATCGAGCCTCTCCGAAATTACGACGGTGTGGAGCATTTGAGAGAACTTGCGCACTCTGACCTTGACAAAGCGCTGGTTTATCAGATTGACATAACCATAAAATCGGTACTCAAAAAAGGCTCGCTTCTTCACCTTAACACTGTTGATACGAGAAATTATTATTTAAGCAGGTGATTTTGATTGTCTAAATCGATAAAAACATACTGGAAAAATACGCTGTCGTTCACACTCATTCTTGCGCTTATCGCAACGGGCGGTTTCGGATTTTTCTGGTCTAAAATGATATACGGTGTCCGCGCAAGCGGCAAAAACAATCTTACAAACGAAAATATTTGCGTAAATTCACTTATTCTGGGCGTTGACAAAGAGGGTTACAGAACGGACGTTATAATTTTTGCCCAGCTTAATCTGGCGAACAATACGCTCAATATGATACAAATTCCGCGCGACACTTATGTCGCAACCAACAAGCTTGACCACAAAATCAACTCCTCCTACATTTCGTTTACAAACGGCAAGATTACGCCGAAAGTTGAGAACGTTTACAACTCGGTTGAGGAGGTTTTGGGACTTAAAGCGGACAATTACATTCTTGTTGACATAAACGGTTTCAGAAACATAATCGACGCAATCGGCGGTGTTGAGTTTGACGTTCCGATAAGAATGTTTTATAACGACCCCGAGCAGAATTTGCATATCGACCTTCAAAAGGGAAAACAGCTTTTGAACGGCAAAAAAGCGGAAATGCTGGTTCGTTTCAGACAGAACGACGACCATACGGGTTATCCGCGCGCCGACCTTGACCGAAACGAAGTGCAGAGAAAGTTTATCTATGCGGTTATCGACAAGGTTTTTGACATAACGAATTTCTCGAAATTGCCCGAACTTGTCGCAAGTGTTACGTCGAGCGTTAAAACGAGCTTTGACAGTAACAAAATTTTGCAGTATTCCACAATCGCGCTGTCCGTTCCGCGCGAAAACATAAATATTATGGGTATTGAGGGCGTTGCGGAAAACCGCCCGTACGGCTCGTATTTTGTGGCTAACAAGACGCTCAACAAAGAACTTGTGAGCAAGTATTTTATAGACGGTTCGGACTCGGCTTTGAGCGGTGTTGAGGTTTCAAGACGAAATCTTCTTATGTCGGACGATGCGGAAAACACCGAACAGGTGGATATGACGCTTTCCGACGCAAGCTTTATTGAGAAAAAACTTGCAACTGTTGAAATTATAGACGGTTCAAACGGCAAAAAAGACGCATCAAGCATAAAATCCGCTCTTGAAAGCAAGGGATACCGCGTGAGGGATGTTCATTCGACAGGCAGTGTCAAATACAGCGAAACGAAAGTCATTGCTAAAAAATCGTCCAAAAACGTTAATACCGTCTGCAAAATCATAGGCGAGGAAAAATTTGTTGTAAATGAGTCCAAAACGGACGGTGCGGATATTTTAATCGTGCTCGGCTCATAAAAAATTACCGGGTGCACAAAATTACGGAAGGAAGAAAATATGGAGTCAAAAGAATTGATGCTTAAAGCCGTTACAATTTTGGACGGCAAAAAGGCAAGAAATATAAAAGTTTTAAACATTTCGCCCCTTACCACCATTGCAGATTATTTCGTGGTATGTTCGGGCGGTTCCACAACGCAGATAAAGGCGCTTTCCGACGCTTTGGAGGAGGAGCTTGAAAAAATAAGTGTTCACTTTATCGGCAAAGAGGGATTTAACTCGGCAAATTGGATTTTGATGGATTACGGCAGTGTGGTTATTCACATTTTCTCCGAGGAAATGCGTGAATTTTATTCAATCGAGCATCTTTGGTCGGACGCAGAAGAAGTTGACATTTCGCCGTATATCATTGATGAAAACTAATTCTTATTTAAGAAGGGAATGACATAAAAATGCAGTACAATGCTTCTGAAATTGAGAAAAAATGGCAAAAAATCTGGGACGAAAACGAAACCTACAAGGCAGGCACCGATATGTCCAAGCCAAAGTTTTACGGTCTTGTTGAATTTCCTTATCCGTCGGGACACGGACTTCACGTCGGCCACCCGCGCGGATACACCGCGATTGATATAATCTGCCGTAAAAAACGTATGGAGGGTTATAACGTCCTTTTCCCGATGGGCTGGGACGCTTTCGGACTTCCCACCGAGAACTATGCCATTAAAAATAAAATCCACCCGAAAATCGTTACCGAAAACAATATTGCAAACTTTAAGCGTCAGCTTAAAATGCTTGGTTTTTCGTTCGACTGGTCGAAAGAAGTTAACACCACCGACCCGAATTATTACAAATGGACGCAGTGGATTTTTCTTCAGCTTTTCAAGCACGGTCTTGCATATAAAACAAAAATGCCTATCAACTACTGCACAGGCTGTAAGGTAGGTCTTGCAAACGAGGAGGTTGTAAACGGCGTTTGCGAAAGATGCGGAAGTGAGGTTATCCAGAAAGAAAAAAGCCAGTGGATGCTCAAAATCACCGAGTATGCACAGCGCCTTATCGACGATTTGGACGGCCTTGATTATATAGAAAAGGTTAAAATTCAGCAGAAAAACTGGATCGGACGTTCCGAGGGCGCGGAGGTTGATTTTGCAATCGACGGCTGCGACGACAAAATAAGAGTTTACACCACACGCTGTGATACTTTGTTCGGCGCTACATATATGGTTTTGTCGCCAGAACACCCGTATATTGAAAAATATAAAGACAAAATTAAAAATATGGACGCTGTTAAAGAATATCAAGCTGCGGCGGCGAAAAAGTCGGAATTTGAAAGATGTGAGCTTGTTAAGGAAAAAACGGGCGTCTGCCTTGAGGGTCTTGAGGCAATAAACCCCGTAAACGGCAAAAAAATCCCGATTTGGATTTCGGACTATGTTCTCGTAACATACGGAACGGGCGCTATTATGGCTGTTCCGGCGCACGACGAGCGTGACTGGGAGTTTGCGAAAAAATTCGGTCTGCCCATTATCGAGGTTGTTTCGGGCGGTGAGGACGTTCAGAAAGCGGCGTTTACCGACGTTGCGGACGGCGTTTTGGTTAACTCCGGATTTTTGACGGGAAAACGCGTTAAAGACGCTATTTCCGCTATGATAGATTACCTTGAAGAAAAAGGGATAGGAAAGCGCAA
The window above is part of the Qingrenia yutianensis genome. Proteins encoded here:
- a CDS encoding LCP family protein, with amino-acid sequence MSKSIKTYWKNTLSFTLILALIATGGFGFFWSKMIYGVRASGKNNLTNENICVNSLILGVDKEGYRTDVIIFAQLNLANNTLNMIQIPRDTYVATNKLDHKINSSYISFTNGKITPKVENVYNSVEEVLGLKADNYILVDINGFRNIIDAIGGVEFDVPIRMFYNDPEQNLHIDLQKGKQLLNGKKAEMLVRFRQNDDHTGYPRADLDRNEVQRKFIYAVIDKVFDITNFSKLPELVASVTSSVKTSFDSNKILQYSTIALSVPRENINIMGIEGVAENRPYGSYFVANKTLNKELVSKYFIDGSDSALSGVEVSRRNLLMSDDAENTEQVDMTLSDASFIEKKLATVEIIDGSNGKKDASSIKSALESKGYRVRDVHSTGSVKYSETKVIAKKSSKNVNTVCKIIGEEKFVVNESKTDGADILIVLGS
- the rsfS gene encoding ribosome silencing factor, producing the protein MESKELMLKAVTILDGKKARNIKVLNISPLTTIADYFVVCSGGSTTQIKALSDALEEELEKISVHFIGKEGFNSANWILMDYGSVVIHIFSEEMREFYSIEHLWSDAEEVDISPYIIDEN
- the leuS gene encoding leucine--tRNA ligase — translated: MQYNASEIEKKWQKIWDENETYKAGTDMSKPKFYGLVEFPYPSGHGLHVGHPRGYTAIDIICRKKRMEGYNVLFPMGWDAFGLPTENYAIKNKIHPKIVTENNIANFKRQLKMLGFSFDWSKEVNTTDPNYYKWTQWIFLQLFKHGLAYKTKMPINYCTGCKVGLANEEVVNGVCERCGSEVIQKEKSQWMLKITEYAQRLIDDLDGLDYIEKVKIQQKNWIGRSEGAEVDFAIDGCDDKIRVYTTRCDTLFGATYMVLSPEHPYIEKYKDKIKNMDAVKEYQAAAAKKSEFERCELVKEKTGVCLEGLEAINPVNGKKIPIWISDYVLVTYGTGAIMAVPAHDERDWEFAKKFGLPIIEVVSGGEDVQKAAFTDVADGVLVNSGFLTGKRVKDAISAMIDYLEEKGIGKRKVNYKLRDWVFSRQRYWGEPIPLVHCDDCGWVPIPEDELPLKLPEMKDFEPGENGESPLNKAEDWKNTVCPKCGKKAVRETDTMPQWAGSSWYFLRYIDPANNDVLAGKELLKYWLPVDWYNGGMEHTTLHLLYSRFWHKFLYDIGAVPTKEPYQKRTSHGMILGENNEKMSKSRGNVVNPDDIVNEFGADTFRTYEMFIGAFDQSTPWSQQGVRGCRKFLERVWNLQDIMTDGGIRPENESLVHKMIKKVTEDIDRMKFNTAIAAMMSFINEMYAQGSVTKGELSVLLQLLNPTAPHITEEMWSLIGNEKTIDETKWPVYDEAKTVDSEVEIVLQINGKIKEKITVAANLSDDEIKAKALENDVIKVFTDGKTIVKVIVVKGKLVNIVVK